GAACAATGCTATTGTCGATTTGATCTACTAAATCGCTCAACCGTTCCTGTTGTGCCAATTCAAAGGCTTCTGTGGAGAATTGATCCAGGAACCGACTCATTCGCCCAATGTTAGTTTGAATCTTTTCGACTTCAAAAATAGCCCAAGTTTCCTGCTGTTGCTGAAGGAACTGGGCAAAGGCAGAAGTGACTGCTGCTTCATATTCTGGCAAGCAAATAAACCCAAGATGCTCTGAATCTGCAACTCCCATCATTGAGAGACGACTCTGGAGACAGCCTTCGGGATGTTCTGCGATCGCAATTTCTAGCGGAAAAAATGCCACATACTCTGAAGTTGGGGCAGTTGATTTTGCCGCTAATATAAACCACGTTGCACGGAACTGGCTGCACCATTTCAGCACACCAGATAGCCAAGTCCAAGACAAGAAGAATTGAGCTTCAGGATCAGTTTTGTATACGGAGTCCCAATGGTTTCTAATCGTTTGGAACGTTTCAAAATTATCAACGATCTCAATTTCAATGTCTTTCATGCTGACTCTCTGGCAGATGCAAAGTGACGCAGTTGCAAAAAATCTTCTGGTTCTTGAAAGCGGCCAAGTATCGACTTTCAACAACCAGGAGATTTGTGAATTATCAAAAGCTAAAGTGGAATAACCCAGGTTTGCAAGTATGAGGTTGCGGTGATTCCGAAATGGTGAGAAAAGTTAAGCTCCAGCGCGCTGGAAAGTTACACAACCATTTGGGTTACGCAACACTCACTCAATTTCTATTATTTGACATAGACCTTGACCCACTTGCTCCACTTACCCCACTTACCCCACTTACCCCACTTGTCCCAGTCTTTGTCTTTGTCTTTGTCTTTGTCTTTGTCTTTATCTTTATCTTTGTCTTTGTCTTTGCCCCAGTCTTTGCCTTTGCCGTAGTCGCCACCGCCTACTACAGTGTTTGTATCTGCGGATTCAGCTTGCTCTAAGTATGTCAAGTCGTTAATAATCATTTAGATTCCTCTCCTGGATCAAAAGTGATTTGATTTGTGTTAACTGTTTTAGTCTTGACGCGTCAACTATACTTGGACTGGGGACAAGAAATTTCTTTTTTTCAAGTGTAGAAAAAACCTGGGTTTTTGCGGCGGCGACAGCGCTGACACGAATGACGTACTAAGATTTCTTGCCCTCAGGCGCTTGTTGTTTAATAACTACCAGTAATTAAGCATGTAACACAATCTATCTAAAGTAGTATAAAAATTTTGTTCTTCAGCAGATAGGATGCCAAATACGTCTGTAAATCAGCTTGAAACCTTGGCTGGGCAATAATAAAAGTCATTATTCTTAGCGTTTTCGGCTTGATAATGAAATTTATGCCAACTAAAACTGCCTGTAAGTCCTGATTATCAATGTATTTTACGGACTTTAGACATCGTAATGTTTTCAATTTAATTATCAAGTTAATTGCGGGTTTGACCGAGGCGATTTTAGATTTTGGATTAAATGAAAATCTGAAATCTAAAATATTTGGTCTCAAGCCTCTGGTTTCACGGAGAAGAAAAACAAAAATTTTTCAATATTTAAGCCTCTTGTTTATAAGGAGAGGTTAATCCAAACATCGTAAATTGATTGACTGCGTATACTTATTTGCTTTAACAACCATTTCTTGATATCTATCTACATCTACCCCCAAGACTTACCTGCTCAATATCCTGCTATTTTTAGTTAGTCGAACTCGCATTTCTTTATTAAATCCAAAATCCAATATTCGGTCATTAGCCATTTTCGCTGATCACGAAAGACAAAGGACAATGGACACATGACGGTGGACAGAGGACAAAGGAAAAATGAGCAATGTATTTCGGGAATTCTGCAAAAAGTAGGCAGCGGAAACCACACAGGCGAGAATTTAACTCGCACCCAAGCAGCCACCGCTACTAAAATGATGCTGCTGGGTGAAGCGACACCAGCCCAAATTGGGGCGTTTTTGATTGCTCATCGAATCAAGCGTCCCACGGGGGAAGAGTTAGCCGGAATGTTGGATGCTTATGAGGAACTGGGGCCAAAATTGCAACCCATAGCCTCTGGGCGACCAGCGATCGCTCTTGGCATCCCTTATGATGGTAGAACACGCACAGCACCAATTAGTCCCGTAACAGCTTTACTACTCGCCGCAGTGGGACAACCAGTGGTAATGCATGGTGGCGATCGCTTACCAACAAAGTACGGCTTACCGCTGATAGATATTTGGCAGGGTTTAGGAGTCGATTGGACTAACTTACCCCTAGCAAAAACTCAGCAAGTGTTTGAGCAAACGGGAATCGGCTTTATTTATCTACCTCAGCATTTTCCCTTAACTACAAGTATTTGGGAGTACCGTGACCAACTTGGCAAACGTCCACCGTTGGCGACAATGGAGCTAATCTGGTGTCCTTATGCTGGCGATGCTCACGTAATTGCTGGGTTTGT
This portion of the Nostoc sp. GT001 genome encodes:
- a CDS encoding anthranilate phosphoribosyltransferase family protein, producing the protein MTVDRGQRKNEQCISGILQKVGSGNHTGENLTRTQAATATKMMLLGEATPAQIGAFLIAHRIKRPTGEELAGMLDAYEELGPKLQPIASGRPAIALGIPYDGRTRTAPISPVTALLLAAVGQPVVMHGGDRLPTKYGLPLIDIWQGLGVDWTNLPLAKTQQVFEQTGIGFIYLPQHFPLTTSIWEYRDQLGKRPPLATMELIWCPYAGDAHVIAGFVHPPTEGMFQIALGLRGVTKFTLVKGLEGSCDLPRDRTAIISLSSSVAPQEVERLHLVPRDYGFTTKNVPLGTTEELVADIQEVLAGKPGELMQTALWNGGFYLWRSGICSDMVEGLAKAEELLTNGVVVAKLQELSQIVNSVSADISFRVSTTSPK